From one Balaenoptera acutorostrata chromosome 6, mBalAcu1.1, whole genome shotgun sequence genomic stretch:
- the ODF2 gene encoding outer dense fiber protein 2 isoform X5 — MKDRSSTPPLHVHVDENTPVHVHIKKLPKASAINSQKSHKRGMKGDTVNVRRSVRVKTKVPWMPPGKSSARHVGCKWENPPHCLEVTPPSSEKLVSVMRLSDLSTEDDDSGHCKMNRYDKKIDSLMNAVGCLKSEVKMQKGERQMAKRFLEERKEELEEVAQELAETEHENTVLRHNIERIKEEKDFTMLQKKHLQQEKECLMSKLMEAEMDGAAAAKQVMALKDTIGKLKTEKQMTCTDINTLTRQKELLLQKLSTFEETNRTLRELLREQHCKEDSEKLMEQQGALLKRLAEADSEKARLLLLLQDKDKEVEELLQEIQCEKAQAKTASELSKSMETMRGHLQAQLRCKEAENSRLCMQIKNLERSGNQHKAEVEAIMEQLKELKQKGERDKESLKRAIRAQKERAEKSEEYAEQLHVQLADKDLYVAEALSTLESWRSRYNQVVKDKGDLELEIIVLNDRVTDLVNQQQTLEEKMREDRDSLVERLHRQTAEYSAFKLENERLKASFAPMEEKLNQAHVEVQQLKASVKNYEGMIDNYKSQVMKTRLEADEVAAQLERCDKENKILKDEMNKEIETARRQFQSQLADLQQLPDILKITEAKLAECQDQLQGYERKNIDLTAIISDLRSRIEHQGDKLEMAREKHQASQKENKQLSLKVDELERKLEATSAQNIEFLQVIAKREEAIHQSQLRLEEKTRECGTLARQLESAIEDARRQVEQTKEHAASKERAAQNKILDLETQLSRTKTELSQLRRSRDDADRRYQSRLQDLKDRLEQSESTNRSMQNYVQFLKSSYANVFGDGPYTSYLTSSPIRSRSPPA, encoded by the exons AATCCACCTCACTGCCTGGAGGTCACGCCACCATCTTCAGAAAAGCTGGTCTCAGTGATGCGGTTAAGTGACCTCTCTACCGAAGATGACGACTCGGGTCACTGTAAAATGAACCGTTATGATAAGAAGATTGACAGTCTAATGAACGCGGTTGGTTGTCTCAAGTCTGAG GTCAAGATGCAGAAGGGAGAGCGCCAGATGGCCAAAAGATTCCTGGAGGAACggaaggaggagctggaggaggtggCCCAAGAGCTGGCCGAGACCGAGCACGAGAACACGGTGCTACGGCACAACATCGAGCGCATCAAGGAGGAGAAAGACTTTACCAT GCTTCAGAAGAAACACCTCCAGCAGGAGAAGGAGTGCCTCATGTCCAAGCTGATGGAGGCTGAAATGGATGGGGCTGCCGCGGCCAAACAAGTCATGGCCCTGAAGGACACCATCGGGAAACTGAAGACG GAGAAACAAATGACGTGCACGGACATCAACACCCTAACGAGGCAGAAGGAACTTCTCCTGCAGAAGCTGAGCACATTTGAGGAGACGAACCGCACCCTCCGAGAACTGCTGAGGGAACAGCACTGCAAAGAG GATTCCGAAAAGTTGATGGAGCAACAAGGAGCACTATTGAAACGGCTGGCAGAGGCGGACTCCGAGAAAGCG CGCCTGCTATTACTGCTGCAAGACAAAGACAAGGAGGTGGAAGAGCTCCTCCAGGAAATACAATGTGAGAAG GCTCAAGCGAAGACAGCATCTGAGCTTTCGAAGTCCATGGAGACCATGCGTGGGCATTTGCAGGCACAGCTTCGGTGCAAAGAGGCAGAGAACAGTCGCCTGTGCATGCAGATCAAG AACCTGGAGCGCAGCGGAAACCAGCACAAGGCGGAAGTGGAGGCCATCATGGAGCAGCTGAAGGAACTGAAGCAGAAGGGAGAACGAGACAAAGAGTCCCTGAAGAGGGCCATCCGAGCCCAGAAGGAACGAGCTGAGAAGAGTGAGGAGTACGCTGAGCAGCTGCACGTGCAGCTTGCTGACAAG GATCTCTATGTTGCTGAAGCTTTATCCACTCTGGAATCATGGAGGAGCCGCTACAACCAAGTTGTGAAAGACAAGGGGGACCTCGAGCTGGAAATTATTGTCCTGAATGA CCGGGTGACAGATCTTGTAAACCAACAACAAACCTTGGAGGAGAAGATGCGGGAAGACCGGGACAGCCTGGTGGAGAGACTACACCGGCAGACTGCCGAGTATTCCGCATTCAAGCTAGAGAATGAGAGGCTGAAG GCTAGCTTCGCCCCGATGGAGGAGAAACTCAACCAGGCGCACGTCGAGGTTCAGCAGCTGAAGGCATCGGTTAAGAACTACGAGGGAATGATTGACAACTATAAGAGTCAG GTGATGAAGACCAGACTGGAGGCTGATGAAGTGGCTGCCCAGCTGGAACGCTGTGACAAAGAGAACAAGATCCTTAAAGATGAGATGAACAAAGAGATTGAAACG GCGCGGAGGCAGTTCCAGTCCCAGCTGGCTGACCTGCAGCAGCTGCCTGATATTCTCAAGATCACCGAGGCTAAGCTGGCAGAGTGCCAAGACCAGCTGCAGGGCTATGAGAGGAAGAACATCGACCTCACAGCCATCATATCAGACCTGCGCAGCCGG ATCGAACATCAGGGGGACAAGCTGGAGATGGCGAGAGAGAAACATCAGGCTTCccagaaggaaaataaacagCTGAGTCTGAAGGTGGATGAACTGGAGAG GAAACTGGAGGCGACCAGTGCCCAGAATATCGAGTTCCTACAGGTGATTGCCAAGAGGGAGGAGGCAATCCACCAGTCCCAGCTGCGACTAGAGGAGAAAACCCGGGAATGTGGGACGCTGGCGAGGCAGTTGGAGAGCGCCATTGAAGATGCCAGGAGGCAG GTGGAACAAACCAAGGAGCACGCAGCCTCCAAGGAGCGAGCAGCCCAGAACAAAATCCTGGACCTTGAGACCCAGCTGAGCAGGACCAAGACTGAACTCAGCCAGCTCCGGCGGAGCCGGGACGAT GCTGACCGCCGCTACCAGAGCCGCCTGCAAGACCTGAAAGACCGCCTGGAGCAGTCGGAGAGCACGAACCGCAGCATGCAGAACTACGTCCAGTTCCTCAAGTCGTCCTATGCCAACGTGTTTGGGGATGGTCCCTACACTTCCTACCTAACAAGCTCTCCCATCCGCTCCCGGTCTCCTCCTGCCTAA